One region of Rhodocaloribacter litoris genomic DNA includes:
- a CDS encoding FAD-dependent oxidoreductase, translated as MPAQRIAVIGGTAAGPAAAVAAVRADPRAEVVLFEQGPHISYGACEIPYYVAGTIDEAERLVRLTPGRFEQTRGGTVRTRHRVLALDPARNRLTVEDLATGMVRQERFDKFILAVGARPRRPALDGLEAPNVFAVRTLEEAVDLRAYLDAHPVRHAVVLGGGYVGVEMAEALRARAVRVTILEPGPGVLHAYLDAALRPLVEDALRRHGVVVRRERAVGLDHHPDGMVRSVRTDRGEHIGCQLVLLAMGTEPNTDLAAAARLRLGETGALAVDAQMRTNLPNVWACGDCVEVERVVDRKKVYVPLSPTAFRTARVAGHNAARRGRGLPKQFPGIVGASAVKVFGLEVAAAGLRPDEAREAGFDAFTVTIRHWSHVPLYPEARPVHVQLVVERRRGRLLGAACVGEKGAALRADVLVPLIWDGWTVDRIRDLDLIYTPPLAPALDPLIVAANEAAKTVRP; from the coding sequence ATGCCCGCGCAACGCATCGCCGTCATCGGAGGAACCGCCGCCGGACCGGCTGCCGCCGTCGCGGCCGTCCGTGCCGATCCGCGGGCCGAGGTCGTGCTCTTCGAGCAGGGACCCCACATCTCCTACGGTGCCTGTGAGATTCCGTACTACGTGGCCGGCACCATCGACGAGGCCGAGCGGCTGGTGCGGCTCACACCCGGGCGCTTCGAGCAGACCCGCGGCGGCACGGTCCGTACCCGGCACCGCGTGCTCGCCCTCGACCCCGCCCGGAACCGGCTCACGGTCGAAGACCTGGCCACCGGCATGGTGCGGCAGGAACGGTTCGACAAGTTCATCCTGGCCGTCGGCGCCCGGCCCCGTCGCCCCGCGCTCGACGGCCTCGAGGCACCGAACGTTTTCGCCGTGCGGACCCTGGAGGAGGCCGTCGACCTGCGGGCCTACCTCGACGCCCACCCCGTCCGGCACGCCGTCGTCCTGGGGGGCGGTTACGTGGGGGTCGAGATGGCCGAGGCACTACGGGCACGCGCCGTGCGGGTGACCATCCTGGAGCCGGGGCCCGGTGTGTTGCACGCCTACCTGGACGCGGCGCTGCGCCCGCTCGTCGAGGACGCGTTGCGGCGGCACGGCGTCGTCGTGCGGCGCGAGCGGGCCGTCGGGCTCGATCACCACCCGGACGGCATGGTGCGCAGCGTGCGGACCGACCGCGGCGAGCACATCGGCTGCCAGCTCGTCCTGCTGGCCATGGGCACGGAGCCCAACACGGACCTGGCCGCGGCGGCACGCCTCCGCCTCGGCGAGACCGGCGCGCTGGCCGTCGACGCACAGATGCGGACCAACCTGCCCAACGTCTGGGCCTGCGGCGACTGCGTGGAGGTCGAGCGCGTCGTCGACCGGAAGAAGGTGTACGTGCCGCTCTCGCCCACGGCCTTCCGCACGGCGCGGGTGGCCGGGCACAACGCCGCCCGCCGGGGACGCGGCCTCCCGAAACAGTTCCCGGGCATCGTGGGGGCGTCCGCCGTGAAGGTGTTCGGCCTGGAGGTGGCCGCCGCCGGCCTCCGCCCGGACGAGGCCCGGGAGGCCGGCTTCGACGCCTTCACCGTCACCATCCGCCACTGGTCGCACGTGCCCCTCTACCCCGAGGCCCGGCCCGTCCACGTGCAGCTCGTCGTCGAACGGCGGCGGGGGCGGCTGCTGGGGGCCGCCTGCGTCGGCGAAAAGGGGGCCGCCCTCCGCGCCGACGTGCTCGTACCGCTGATCTGGGACGGCTGGACCGTCGACCGCATCCGCGACCTCGACCTGATCTACACGCCCCCCCTCGCGCCTGCCCTGGATCCGCTCATCGTCGCCGCCAACGAGGCCGCCAAAACGGTTCGTCCCTGA
- a CDS encoding RrF2 family transcriptional regulator, with product MLLSKSAEYGLRATLYLTALEPEGYVAIREISKELDISFHFLTKILQKLTEAGLIRSFRGPKGGVALARSPDRITLYDIVVAIDGPELFTECVLGLPGCGEHRLCPLHDAWRVERGRLQALLTGTTLATLAARIREEGLRLAPGAPVPPEA from the coding sequence ATGCTGCTATCGAAGAGCGCCGAATACGGGCTGCGTGCCACCCTCTACCTGACGGCTCTGGAACCGGAGGGCTACGTCGCCATCCGCGAGATCAGCAAGGAGCTGGACATCTCCTTTCACTTTCTCACGAAGATCCTCCAGAAGCTGACGGAGGCCGGGCTGATCCGTTCGTTTCGGGGGCCGAAAGGAGGGGTCGCCCTGGCGCGGTCGCCCGACCGGATCACGCTCTACGACATCGTCGTCGCCATCGACGGGCCGGAACTGTTCACCGAATGCGTGCTCGGCCTGCCCGGGTGCGGTGAGCACCGGCTCTGCCCGCTGCACGACGCCTGGCGCGTGGAGCGCGGGCGCCTGCAGGCGCTCCTGACCGGGACGACGCTGGCGACCCTGGCCGCCCGTATCCGGGAAGAGGGGCTCCGGCTGGCCCCGGGCGCTCCGGTGCCCCCGGAGGCATGA